The DNA sequence CTTCCTCGAAACAGGTGCAATCCGTCTTCGGATCGCCGAAACATTGGCAGACAGCGAAAGCAAAATCGTTGATGAAGCCCAGAAAAAACTATTTGCCATCCACCCCGAATATCGTGCAGCTGGCGGTAATGCCTCTACAACGAAGCGGTATAACCAATGCCTCCGGGACTACGGTTGGTACTTGCGTCTTGTCACCTATGGCGTTATTGCTGGCGACAAGGACCCCATCGAAAAGATTGGTTTGATTGGTGTCAAAGAAATGTACAACGCCCTTGATGTACCTGTTACAGGTATGGTTGACGCGATTCGTTGCCTCAAAGAAGCGGCTCTTGGTGTCCTCGATATTGAAGAGGCGAATATTGCTGCGCCTTATTTTGACTTTATTACCCAGTCAATGTCCTAAGTCTTTTTTCACAATTGGCTATTTCTGAATAACTTTTGTTCGTGACTTTTTTCGGTGAAATGTCAAAACAAATAATGCTGTCGGGTGCTTAATCATTTTAAGTAGCCCGATTTTTTTGTGGGCGATTATTGTGTGGGCGATCGCCTAAATCCCTGAGTTATGGAGTCATGTCTATTAATTTTCTTTTGACATGTTCTTGGCATGCCTTTAAGCCGCCCTTTTCGTCCCACACCTCATGGAAAGATTGAAACGCTTCTAATTCATAGGGAATACTTTTCTGTACCGATACATCAAACTCTAAAATTTCGCTACGGTGGGGCAAATCCTTGTGCCAGTCAAGATGTGGTTGCCACCAAACAATTTTGACGTAACGGTTCCACCAACCGCCATTTTCATAAGGAGCTTCATCTAGCACTGCCACAACATGGGTGATTTTCGCTCGCTGGGTCAGCACAATTAAATCACCACACTCAGGCTTTTCTGCACCTTGGTCTTTAAACCCTAAGGGAAAAACTGTAAATTCGTTTTTTGCTTGGTGGATAGCTGGATCCATGCCCGGCTGATTAAAAGCCCCCCCTGCCATTGCCTTAGTAATTTCATCGAGACTGTAAGCCCAGTGGTAGGCGTAGTCTTTGGGTGGTGTAACGACTTTGATCCAATTTAGGCGGGAAAAATCCATGCCATTCTCCTGAGATGTAAATGTTAATGAGTTGGGAGAAAGAGAGGTAGATATTTCGAAGCCAAGATCTACGACCTGAGCAATTTTTTCCAACATATCGTAGTTGATCGTGCTAGTTTCACCGCGTTCTAGTTTGTACCAGTAGGTAGAACTCACGCCTAGCTTCCGACAAATTGCCAGCAAACTCATGTCCGATTGCTTCCGCGCCGCGTGCAACCGCTGCGGTAAATCTGGAATGTCTAGTTCTTGAACTTGTCTAACTCTCATTTGGTGCTAAATCGTTGAAGTCATCTTAAATTTATCACCAACCAAACTATAAACACAGAATACACAGATGTCAACAACTTTTTGTTTATTAAAACCATAAACTAGTAGTTTGTGATTTTGTTGTAAAGAAAAGGGCGATCGCCACACTTTACACTTTTTTCGTTGTGGGACATTTTCCGTCACACTGGTAGCGTTGCCGCGTTACTCCAGACTTTGCCATGAAACAATCCCTCACCGAAGGTTCTATCCGCCAGCGGCTTACGAAGCTTACTCTACCGATGGTTTGGGGGATTCTCGCAATTGTGGCGTTTAATCTTGCAGACACCTATTTTGTGGGGCAGCTCGGTACAAATCAGCTAGCTGCCATGAGTTTTACTTTTCCTGTGGTGATGACCCTCGGCAGCCTAGCCATGGGGTTGGGCATTGGGGCTTCGTCGATTATTGCGCGGGCAATCGGGCAGGGCGATCGCCGTCGGGTACAAAGATTTACGACGAATAGTTTGACCCTCGGTGTTGTTGCTGTGGCATTACTTGCCTCCCTAGGATTACTGACGATTGAGCCACTATTTACAGCATTAGGAGCCAATGAAACCCTAATGCCCTTCGTACAGCAGTACATGCAAATTTGGTATTTCGGGATTGTCTTTCTCGTCATTCCCATGATTGGTAATAGTGCTATTCGGGCAGCAGGGGATACAGTAACGCCGAGTCTAATAATGATGTTTGCGGCAGGATTAAATATCTTGCTCG is a window from the [Limnothrix rosea] IAM M-220 genome containing:
- a CDS encoding helix-turn-helix domain-containing protein, producing the protein MRVRQVQELDIPDLPQRLHAARKQSDMSLLAICRKLGVSSTYWYKLERGETSTINYDMLEKIAQVVDLGFEISTSLSPNSLTFTSQENGMDFSRLNWIKVVTPPKDYAYHWAYSLDEITKAMAGGAFNQPGMDPAIHQAKNEFTVFPLGFKDQGAEKPECGDLIVLTQRAKITHVVAVLDEAPYENGGWWNRYVKIVWWQPHLDWHKDLPHRSEILEFDVSVQKSIPYELEAFQSFHEVWDEKGGLKACQEHVKRKLIDMTP
- a CDS encoding allophycocyanin subunit alpha-B; this encodes MSVVSQVILKADDELRYPSSGELTGMKSFLETGAIRLRIAETLADSESKIVDEAQKKLFAIHPEYRAAGGNASTTKRYNQCLRDYGWYLRLVTYGVIAGDKDPIEKIGLIGVKEMYNALDVPVTGMVDAIRCLKEAALGVLDIEEANIAAPYFDFITQSMS